A genomic stretch from Desulfolutivibrio sulfodismutans DSM 3696 includes:
- a CDS encoding integrase core domain-containing protein has product MEFTRPSKPMENGHIESFNGRLREECLNAQTFRSLAEAKRIIEDWRQDYNTCAPTALLPV; this is encoded by the coding sequence CTGGAGTTCACCCGGCCTAGCAAGCCGATGGAAAACGGCCATATCGAAAGCTTCAACGGCCGGTTGCGGGAAGAGTGCCTGAATGCCCAGACCTTCCGCTCGCTGGCCGAGGCAAAAAGGATCATTGAGGACTGGAGGCAGGATTACAACACTTGCGCCCCCACAGCGCTCTTGCCGGTATGA
- a CDS encoding DUF3987 domain-containing protein, whose amino-acid sequence MPRILPLIGAPPDDPGDLALKEWPRFSFDACPGFLGDFVRLATRDSEADPAAICITTLVRFAAEVYGYAPSQGPHIYVGETVHPARLFAVLCGNTSKARKGTSRHPVTKLFSREHCQPADLEAWGLPLPARESGGPLSTGEGLAHHVRDESDEERERRKRQNPSEPLREKGDMRLIIIDEEFASCLVCIKREGNTVSMGIRCFWDSGDYAPLTKNNPVVVRGAHICIITHITIQELAVCLGDVQAVNGFGNRFLWICVRRSKLVALPSRMPDNELAPLQRELWRLVGLAQKRHAMTMTAPALDLWKAIYPELSQEHTGLAGSVINRAEAQTLRLALIYALLDGQGHIAEPHLQAALAMWRYAQDSALYIFGDRAVDPLEDKILEALKTGPLSATELSAALSRHVPRERLQPLLQQLEAQQRISITKIKNAGRPRVILALRELSEKSEEREGDA is encoded by the coding sequence TTGCCACGGATTTTGCCGCTTATCGGCGCACCGCCGGACGATCCCGGCGATCTTGCCCTCAAGGAATGGCCGCGATTCTCCTTTGATGCCTGTCCCGGATTCTTGGGGGACTTTGTCCGGTTGGCCACGCGCGACAGTGAAGCCGACCCGGCGGCAATATGCATCACCACGTTGGTGCGCTTCGCTGCAGAGGTCTACGGCTACGCGCCAAGCCAAGGCCCGCACATCTACGTGGGGGAGACGGTCCACCCGGCGCGCCTTTTCGCCGTGCTCTGCGGCAACACCAGCAAGGCCCGCAAGGGCACGTCCCGCCATCCCGTGACCAAACTCTTTAGCCGCGAGCATTGCCAACCCGCAGACTTGGAGGCCTGGGGCCTGCCCTTGCCCGCCAGGGAAAGCGGCGGCCCGCTCTCCACTGGTGAAGGCCTGGCCCATCATGTGCGCGACGAAAGCGACGAGGAACGAGAACGCCGCAAGCGCCAAAACCCATCCGAGCCGCTACGCGAGAAAGGGGACATGCGGCTCATCATTATCGACGAGGAATTTGCCAGCTGCCTGGTCTGCATTAAGCGGGAGGGCAACACCGTCTCCATGGGCATCCGCTGCTTCTGGGATTCCGGCGACTATGCCCCCCTGACCAAAAACAATCCCGTGGTGGTGCGGGGGGCGCATATCTGCATCATCACCCACATCACCATACAAGAACTGGCCGTGTGCCTGGGCGATGTTCAGGCCGTCAACGGCTTCGGGAACCGGTTCCTGTGGATATGCGTCCGGCGTTCCAAGCTGGTGGCCTTGCCCTCCAGGATGCCGGACAATGAACTGGCTCCGCTGCAACGCGAGCTGTGGCGGCTTGTGGGGCTGGCTCAGAAACGCCACGCCATGACCATGACCGCACCGGCCCTTGACCTATGGAAGGCCATCTATCCGGAACTGTCCCAGGAGCACACCGGGCTTGCCGGGAGCGTCATCAACCGGGCCGAGGCCCAGACCCTGCGCCTTGCCCTGATCTATGCCCTTCTGGATGGCCAGGGGCACATCGCCGAGCCACATCTTCAGGCGGCCCTGGCCATGTGGCGCTACGCCCAGGATTCGGCCCTGTACATCTTCGGGGACCGGGCGGTGGACCCGCTTGAGGATAAAATCCTTGAGGCGCTCAAGACCGGCCCGCTCTCGGCCACCGAACTGAGCGCGGCCTTAAGCAGGCATGTCCCCCGCGAGCGTCTGCAACCCCTCCTCCAGCAGCTCGAAGCCCAGCAGCGTATCAGCATCACCAAGATCAAAAATGCAGGCCGCCCCCGGGTCATCCTCGCCCTGCGCGAATTAAGCGAAAAAAGCGAAGAAAGGGAGGGCGACGCATGA
- the feoB gene encoding ferrous iron transport protein B — protein sequence MKRKALVALAGQPNCGKSTVFNMLTGARQHVANYPGVTVEKKSGFFAVDETKVELVDLPGTYSLSSYSLEERVARDFLIHDHPVLAVNVIEAPNLRRSLSLTFQILELELPTLVVLNMMDMADKRGMTIDIGRLAEKLGAPVVTATARKGQGREEVAQTIKRMAAAEDVPSFRIDYGPLEYAIGKIEELLPRETFFFLPRRWLAIKLLEEDAGALHIIREHASDAEQILEVVRRLSAEFRKENGEIPESYMAYRRHALAGEIVAACVDSPKDSRYALSDRIDAVVCNKFAGPLILVAVIFLLYYLSIDVGYQLTGPLVNQLLAFKAMLSSLLPAPGIIEDPLFRSLGIWFMESMVALLTYIPIFLILFALIAVLEDSGYMPRMAFILDKLFRNFGLHGQSTLPLILAGVYMGGCCVPGVMATKGIPDERARLATILIVPMMNCLAKVPLYVVLVAAFFPQDRTLAMFFISTVTLFMALPVAKVLTLTVLRKLDQAPFIMEMPAYHFPTLKVVAGRSIERTWIFVKKIVSIVAAVSVIIFALLQFPGLSEERLTAYGERWSKATEEFRAKIGADNAYQGLLAGENLDRYVLFADAYRQATMGLSDQSAADAVAAEYAAKEPGFAPLLKPAAGDKDAAAIRTAMRTLDNTRKTIRREMKNEQLNASFLGALGEMLVPVTKYAGFDTKVNISLLAAFAAKESTVSTLGALYTVSDGEKDASLDQRLKTEMAGYTPLHALALMLFMALYPPCLATSIMVQLQTKSTKWMLFSIGYLMFLGITVSSAVFTGAGLLGLSGMQAMWTFYGLAVLVTIILGLYNPQPKPVAILKEKPA from the coding sequence ATGAAGCGTAAGGCCTTGGTGGCTTTGGCCGGGCAGCCCAACTGCGGCAAGTCCACGGTGTTCAACATGCTGACCGGAGCCAGGCAGCATGTCGCCAACTATCCCGGCGTGACCGTCGAAAAAAAATCCGGCTTTTTCGCCGTGGACGAAACCAAGGTCGAGTTGGTGGATCTGCCCGGCACCTACAGCCTGTCCTCCTATTCCCTGGAAGAGCGCGTGGCCAGGGACTTTCTCATCCACGACCACCCGGTTTTGGCCGTCAACGTCATCGAGGCGCCAAACCTGCGCCGCAGCCTGTCCCTGACCTTCCAGATCCTTGAACTCGAGCTTCCCACCCTGGTGGTGCTGAACATGATGGACATGGCCGACAAGCGGGGCATGACCATCGACATCGGCAGACTCGCAGAAAAGCTCGGGGCTCCGGTGGTCACGGCCACGGCCCGCAAAGGGCAGGGCCGGGAAGAGGTGGCCCAGACCATCAAGCGCATGGCCGCCGCCGAGGATGTTCCGTCTTTTCGCATCGACTACGGCCCGTTGGAGTATGCCATCGGGAAAATCGAGGAGCTTTTGCCCCGGGAGACGTTTTTCTTCCTGCCCCGGCGCTGGCTGGCCATCAAACTGCTGGAAGAGGATGCCGGGGCGCTGCACATCATTCGGGAACATGCCTCGGACGCCGAGCAGATTTTGGAGGTTGTCCGGAGACTGTCTGCTGAATTCCGCAAGGAAAATGGGGAGATCCCCGAATCCTACATGGCCTATCGCCGCCATGCCCTGGCGGGCGAGATCGTCGCGGCCTGCGTGGATTCGCCCAAGGATTCCCGCTATGCCCTGTCGGACAGGATCGATGCCGTGGTCTGCAACAAGTTTGCGGGGCCGCTCATCCTCGTGGCCGTCATTTTTCTTTTGTACTATCTGTCCATCGATGTGGGCTACCAGTTGACCGGGCCCCTTGTGAACCAGCTTCTGGCCTTCAAGGCCATGTTGTCGTCGCTACTTCCCGCCCCGGGGATCATCGAAGACCCCCTGTTCCGGTCGCTAGGGATATGGTTCATGGAGAGCATGGTCGCGCTTTTGACCTACATCCCCATCTTCCTGATCCTTTTCGCGCTCATCGCCGTCCTTGAAGACTCGGGCTACATGCCGCGCATGGCCTTTATCCTGGACAAGCTCTTTCGCAACTTCGGCCTGCACGGCCAGTCCACCCTGCCGCTGATCCTGGCCGGGGTGTATATGGGCGGATGCTGCGTGCCCGGGGTCATGGCCACCAAGGGCATACCCGATGAACGGGCCCGGCTGGCCACCATCCTCATCGTGCCCATGATGAACTGCCTGGCCAAGGTGCCGCTCTATGTGGTCCTCGTGGCCGCGTTTTTTCCTCAGGACCGGACCCTGGCCATGTTTTTCATCTCCACGGTGACGCTTTTCATGGCCCTGCCCGTGGCCAAGGTTCTGACGCTGACGGTGTTGCGCAAGCTCGATCAGGCCCCGTTCATCATGGAGATGCCCGCCTACCATTTCCCCACCCTCAAGGTGGTGGCGGGGCGGTCCATCGAGCGGACCTGGATTTTCGTCAAAAAGATCGTGAGCATCGTGGCCGCCGTGTCGGTCATCATCTTCGCCCTGTTGCAGTTTCCGGGGCTTAGTGAGGAGCGCCTGACGGCCTATGGAGAGCGTTGGAGCAAGGCCACGGAGGAGTTCCGGGCCAAGATCGGCGCGGACAATGCCTATCAGGGCCTCCTGGCTGGTGAGAACCTGGACCGCTATGTCCTTTTCGCCGACGCCTACCGGCAGGCCACCATGGGTCTTTCGGACCAGTCCGCCGCCGACGCGGTGGCTGCCGAATATGCCGCCAAGGAGCCTGGCTTTGCGCCGCTGCTCAAACCAGCGGCAGGGGACAAGGACGCCGCCGCCATCCGCACGGCTATGCGGACCCTGGACAACACCCGCAAAACCATCCGGCGGGAGATGAAAAACGAGCAGCTCAACGCCAGTTTCCTGGGCGCACTGGGCGAGATGCTCGTGCCCGTGACCAAGTATGCCGGATTCGACACCAAGGTGAACATCTCCCTTCTGGCCGCCTTCGCCGCCAAGGAAAGCACGGTTTCCACCCTGGGGGCGCTGTATACCGTCAGCGACGGAGAGAAAGACGCCTCCCTGGACCAGCGCCTGAAGACGGAGATGGCCGGATACACGCCGCTGCATGCCCTGGCGCTCATGCTTTTCATGGCCCTGTATCCGCCGTGCCTGGCTACCAGCATCATGGTCCAGCTCCAGACCAAGTCCACCAAATGGATGCTTTTCTCCATCGGTTATCTCATGTTCCTGGGCATCACCGTATCGTCTGCGGTCTTTACCGGGGCAGGCCTTTTGGGGCTGTCCGGAATGCAGGCCATGTGGACATTTTACGGACTCGCCGTATTGGTCACCATCATCCTGGGATTGTACAATCCCCAACCCAAACCGGTCGCTATTTTGAAGGAGAAACCGGCATGA
- a CDS encoding L,D-transpeptidase family protein, translated as MTHAFLVFFVFLSVLCGTSGCSEDVSRDEPAKVVTGTTPVVQPEEVHGGKALDGSPLPSPKSLAVAEPAPAPAAGTNATPVPAAADAPVSLPTAQTSPASPPSVPAQPPLHDATPLSAAKKLVLVVSPDWNANRAEVSLYSRDSLSAPWKRLGSPSPCMVGRNGLAWGRGLAEPLSDGPRKKEGDGKTPAGLFPLPLAFGYEPQAKASQAGIRLPYLPLTASTVCVTDPDSAAFNDLADSKNSTAAWTRQDRMTRDDNANRLGAFIGHNRPDPRPGLGSCVFLNVEPAPNKPTGGSVGCPEPLVREILAWLDPDSKPLIAILPQPALASAQTAWGLPR; from the coding sequence GTGACACATGCGTTCCTGGTCTTTTTCGTCTTTTTGTCGGTTTTGTGCGGGACGTCGGGGTGTTCAGAGGACGTCTCGCGCGATGAACCCGCCAAGGTCGTAACGGGCACGACGCCCGTGGTGCAGCCCGAGGAAGTTCACGGCGGAAAGGCCCTGGACGGCTCTCCGCTTCCCTCTCCCAAATCCCTGGCCGTGGCCGAACCGGCTCCCGCTCCAGCCGCCGGGACAAACGCAACGCCTGTTCCCGCAGCCGCCGACGCGCCCGTGTCTCTGCCCACGGCCCAGACATCCCCGGCCTCGCCGCCGTCCGTCCCGGCACAGCCGCCGCTTCATGACGCAACTCCGCTTAGCGCCGCAAAAAAACTTGTTCTCGTCGTCAGCCCGGACTGGAACGCCAACCGGGCCGAGGTTTCTCTCTATTCGCGCGACAGCCTGTCCGCCCCCTGGAAACGGCTTGGGAGTCCTTCGCCCTGCATGGTCGGCCGCAACGGGCTGGCCTGGGGACGCGGCCTGGCCGAACCCCTTTCCGATGGACCACGCAAGAAAGAAGGCGACGGGAAGACCCCGGCCGGGCTCTTTCCGCTTCCCCTGGCCTTCGGCTACGAGCCCCAGGCAAAGGCCTCCCAGGCCGGAATCCGCCTACCATACCTACCCTTGACCGCCTCCACGGTCTGCGTCACCGACCCCGACTCCGCCGCCTTCAACGACCTGGCCGACTCCAAAAATAGCACCGCCGCCTGGACCCGCCAGGATCGCATGACTCGCGACGACAACGCCAACCGCCTCGGCGCGTTTATCGGCCACAACCGACCCGATCCCCGACCCGGACTCGGTTCCTGCGTGTTCCTCAACGTCGAACCCGCGCCAAACAAACCCACCGGAGGCAGCGTCGGCTGCCCGGAACCGCTTGTGCGCGAAATCCTGGCCTGGCTCGACCCCGACTCCAAACCACTTATCGCCATCCTGCCCCAACCGGCCCTGGCTTCCGCCCAGACGGCCTGGGGATTGCCCCGCTAG
- a CDS encoding TraR/DksA C4-type zinc finger protein, translating into MEQHLVMKFTEMLKQMMRDILAKSNVTIHSLAQETACHADLADRAAHESDRNMMLIMSQRDRILLDEIRNALERVELGEYGICFECGEDIGVARLTAQPTATLCVHCKSAMENERMHMTTPYGASEYLFDK; encoded by the coding sequence ATGGAACAGCATCTGGTCATGAAGTTCACGGAAATGCTCAAGCAGATGATGCGGGACATCCTCGCCAAATCCAACGTCACCATCCACAGCTTGGCCCAGGAAACCGCCTGCCACGCCGATCTGGCCGACCGGGCCGCTCACGAATCCGACCGCAACATGATGCTTATCATGAGCCAGCGGGACCGCATCCTGCTCGATGAGATCCGCAACGCCCTGGAGCGCGTTGAGCTCGGCGAATACGGCATCTGCTTCGAGTGCGGCGAGGACATCGGCGTAGCCCGGCTTACGGCCCAACCCACGGCCACCCTGTGCGTCCATTGCAAGTCCGCCATGGAGAACGAGCGGATGCACATGACCACGCCCTATGGGGCCTCGGAATACCTGTTCGATAAATAG
- a CDS encoding helix-turn-helix transcriptional regulator: protein MVTQRFYNISELSIILGKSIASIHGHLARKQFDAVPPPIKLGRRLAWPVDGVDAWIADKAMGRHNRPQTPTKRRGRPKKTKGNGGNEQ, encoded by the coding sequence ATGGTCACACAGCGTTTTTACAACATCAGTGAATTATCCATTATCCTTGGAAAAAGCATTGCATCAATCCACGGACATCTCGCCCGCAAGCAGTTCGACGCAGTGCCACCGCCCATAAAATTGGGTCGCCGCCTTGCTTGGCCCGTTGACGGGGTTGACGCCTGGATCGCCGACAAAGCGATGGGCCGACACAACCGCCCTCAGACTCCTACCAAACGGCGCGGGCGGCCGAAAAAAACAAAAGGAAACGGCGGTAATGAACAATGA
- a CDS encoding plasmid mobilization protein codes for MKETTPNRTAWIKLRVTPAEKEAITAKAAAQGQTVTDFIRQRTMDYRLRRTPLEKERVRQLARIGANLNQVARWANTYKRRAEALQVLAALFSLERELRRYAAPENSDPREALPSLESKPSVVTLCT; via the coding sequence ATGAAAGAAACCACACCGAACCGGACCGCCTGGATCAAGCTGCGCGTCACCCCGGCGGAGAAAGAGGCCATCACGGCCAAGGCCGCCGCCCAGGGCCAGACCGTGACGGATTTCATCCGCCAGCGGACCATGGACTACCGCCTGCGCCGAACGCCGCTTGAGAAAGAACGCGTGCGGCAGCTTGCCCGGATCGGCGCGAATTTGAACCAGGTGGCCCGCTGGGCCAACACCTACAAAAGGCGAGCGGAGGCCCTGCAGGTTCTTGCCGCCCTCTTCAGCCTTGAGAGAGAGCTCAGGCGATATGCTGCCCCTGAGAACAGCGACCCGCGAGAAGCCCTTCCCTCCCTGGAGTCAAAACCCTCCGTGGTCACTTTATGTACATGA
- a CDS encoding nucleotidyltransferase, whose product MLDRKQREINAFLNKVSEILDISEKQREDADKRYTSIGEWLGREESILHDFQPSMYPQGSFLLGTVIRPLSEKDEFDVDLVCEVKVSKERNSQKVLKDAVGLEVKSYNKANNFNRPAKEGKRCWTLEYSESAKFHMDVLPAVPDGARMKAALESMGFDTSSQTDKAIAITDNTLPNYATKDTPWPVSNPLGYAEWFKSRMEVQFQVGLEMLAEARKADVKSIPDYAVKTPLQRAVQLLKRHRDIMFQNDWDNKPISIIITTLAAMAYNNEGNLLEALSSILHGMESHIKEVNGQAVISNPVNPAENFADKWLSNPKLKENFYAWLRRVKYDFEFSFMTSDMKSLAQHLEGKLGQSPVFESLRNYEDSQNGIIGAVPVGISMILENMRTWLLPKYKVRHRREPEWPSLLYRNVTIRGEIQIDGAWKPITCSTHGLPKDCSLRFFAETDTVKPYQVYWQIVNTGDDARRNKCLRGEFNKGAAGVGGLKWTEATLYTGIHWVECFVVKDGTLVARSSPLEVNIA is encoded by the coding sequence ATGCTAGATCGTAAACAGCGTGAAATAAATGCATTCCTCAACAAAGTTTCGGAGATTTTGGATATTTCTGAAAAACAGCGCGAGGACGCAGATAAAAGATATACATCCATAGGTGAGTGGTTAGGGCGTGAGGAATCCATCCTTCACGATTTTCAACCCTCAATGTACCCTCAGGGGTCATTTCTCCTGGGCACGGTCATCAGGCCTCTCTCAGAGAAGGACGAATTCGATGTAGATCTTGTCTGTGAAGTGAAGGTATCTAAGGAAAGAAATAGTCAAAAAGTCTTGAAAGATGCAGTTGGGTTAGAAGTTAAAAGTTACAACAAAGCTAACAATTTCAACAGGCCCGCTAAGGAGGGCAAGCGATGTTGGACTTTAGAGTACTCTGAGAGTGCAAAATTCCATATGGATGTTCTCCCAGCAGTTCCAGACGGGGCACGAATGAAGGCTGCACTGGAAAGTATGGGCTTCGACACTTCTTCCCAGACGGATAAGGCCATTGCGATTACTGACAACACACTTCCCAATTATGCCACCAAGGACACGCCGTGGCCTGTCAGTAACCCGCTTGGCTATGCGGAATGGTTCAAATCTCGGATGGAAGTACAGTTTCAAGTCGGACTTGAAATGCTTGCTGAAGCTCGAAAGGCTGACGTCAAGTCGATCCCCGATTATGCGGTCAAAACGCCACTTCAAAGGGCTGTTCAGCTTTTGAAAAGGCATCGTGACATCATGTTCCAAAACGATTGGGACAATAAGCCGATCTCGATCATCATCACAACTTTGGCAGCGATGGCATACAACAACGAAGGCAACTTGCTAGAAGCACTGAGCAGCATCTTACACGGCATGGAATCTCACATCAAAGAGGTGAACGGTCAAGCGGTTATTTCCAACCCCGTGAATCCAGCAGAAAATTTTGCTGATAAATGGCTGAGCAACCCGAAACTCAAAGAGAACTTCTATGCGTGGTTAAGAAGAGTAAAATATGATTTTGAATTTTCTTTCATGACCAGCGACATGAAGTCACTTGCTCAGCACTTGGAAGGAAAGCTGGGACAATCTCCAGTTTTTGAAAGTCTGAGGAACTATGAAGATTCTCAAAATGGAATCATTGGAGCAGTGCCTGTTGGAATTTCGATGATTCTGGAAAATATGAGGACCTGGCTCCTTCCCAAGTACAAAGTTAGACACCGACGCGAACCAGAATGGCCCTCATTGCTTTATCGTAATGTTACAATCCGTGGTGAAATCCAAATTGATGGTGCCTGGAAGCCCATTACTTGCAGTACACACGGATTGCCTAAAGACTGTTCTCTGCGTTTTTTTGCTGAAACTGACACGGTAAAGCCATATCAGGTATACTGGCAGATCGTGAACACTGGAGATGATGCCAGACGCAACAAATGCTTACGTGGAGAATTTAATAAAGGCGCAGCAGGGGTTGGCGGTTTGAAGTGGACTGAAGCCACATTGTATACAGGGATACACTGGGTTGAGTGCTTTGTCGTCAAGGATGGCACTCTTGTAGCCCGAAGCAGCCCACTTGAGGTCAATATAGCTTAA
- a CDS encoding FeoA family protein encodes MPCSAKIVLAKAGGLFYKADINFDSLSQYDVRPDEMDLRLSPGEKDRDANPEDRLRKIRRRNGVPSLPWRWGKSRPLPGATHVPVWSRMACANKGDSMTLGELGPGCRCRVRRLRARGVLCRRLMDLGFYPGVGVKVLRNAPLRDPVELEIDGYFLSIRRNEAHEVEVESHEA; translated from the coding sequence ATGCCGTGTAGCGCAAAAATAGTGCTTGCCAAAGCCGGAGGGCTTTTTTACAAAGCCGACATCAATTTTGATTCTCTTTCTCAATATGACGTGCGCCCGGACGAGATGGATCTCCGTCTTTCGCCGGGAGAGAAGGATCGCGATGCGAATCCAGAGGACCGGCTCCGAAAAATCCGCCGCCGAAATGGAGTTCCCTCTTTGCCCTGGCGATGGGGCAAGTCGCGTCCCCTCCCAGGGGCGACGCACGTCCCGGTATGGTCGCGCATGGCATGCGCCAACAAGGGAGACAGCATGACCCTCGGTGAGCTTGGCCCAGGATGCCGTTGCCGTGTCAGACGGCTTCGCGCCAGGGGTGTTTTGTGTCGCAGGTTGATGGATCTCGGGTTTTATCCCGGAGTGGGCGTGAAAGTGCTCCGCAACGCGCCGCTACGCGATCCGGTGGAGTTGGAGATAGACGGCTATTTTCTGAGCATCCGCCGCAACGAGGCCCACGAGGTGGAGGTTGAGTCGCATGAAGCGTAA
- a CDS encoding CBASS cGAMP-activated phospholipase, translated as MKKILSIDGGGIKGVFPAAFLADIEEKLNKPIIDYFDLIAGTSTGGIIALGLGLGFTPREILSMYEDNAEKIFPPKKKQCFFKRKTPELVRCAFEAKYSTAPLKDILTKKFEGKLLGQSTKRLMICATNLVTGKVNVFKTAHHERLETDYKRSAVEIALATSAAPYFFSPYQTVWGDSLVDGGLWANNPMGFAAVESINYLNWPREEVAILSVSCIGDAPEFAKLAGTEPGGKDWGLGVVQLAMASQSHASMGMAIHALGDMSLERIKRIEPIVPAKTFSLDGTDKVELLKGLGRDQAKHEKKNLEKLFFSEKVEPFVPVYSL; from the coding sequence TTGAAAAAAATCTTATCCATTGACGGCGGAGGCATAAAAGGGGTGTTCCCTGCTGCTTTTCTTGCGGATATTGAAGAAAAACTCAACAAACCTATTATAGACTACTTCGACCTGATCGCTGGCACGTCTACTGGTGGAATTATAGCCCTTGGCTTGGGGCTTGGATTTACTCCTCGAGAAATCCTCTCCATGTATGAAGACAATGCTGAGAAGATATTTCCGCCAAAGAAAAAACAATGCTTTTTTAAACGAAAAACCCCGGAACTTGTAAGGTGTGCCTTTGAAGCCAAATATAGCACTGCCCCATTAAAAGATATTCTGACAAAGAAGTTCGAGGGAAAGTTGCTCGGGCAAAGCACGAAACGCCTGATGATCTGTGCCACTAACCTTGTCACCGGAAAAGTCAACGTCTTTAAAACTGCTCACCATGAACGCCTAGAAACAGATTACAAACGATCTGCAGTTGAAATTGCATTGGCTACATCCGCTGCGCCATATTTCTTTTCCCCATATCAAACCGTATGGGGAGACTCCCTGGTTGATGGCGGACTCTGGGCTAATAATCCGATGGGTTTTGCAGCCGTGGAATCAATCAACTACTTGAACTGGCCCCGTGAAGAAGTTGCAATACTAAGCGTCAGTTGCATTGGAGATGCTCCGGAATTCGCCAAACTGGCCGGGACCGAGCCTGGTGGCAAGGATTGGGGGCTTGGCGTTGTCCAACTGGCGATGGCCAGCCAGAGTCATGCTTCCATGGGAATGGCCATACATGCTCTCGGTGACATGAGCTTGGAACGCATTAAGCGTATTGAACCCATTGTCCCGGCGAAAACTTTCTCCTTGGATGGCACCGACAAGGTGGAATTGCTGAAAGGTCTCGGTCGAGACCAGGCTAAGCATGAGAAAAAGAACCTTGAAAAACTCTTTTTCTCTGAAAAAGTTGAGCCCTTTGTCCCCGTATACAGCCTATAG
- a CDS encoding DUF4198 domain-containing protein, giving the protein MKRLITLLAAAFLLATTAPAFAHFQMLYTPEMNKMGKLEFKLVFAHPAESGHVMKMDKPQEFYVINKEKKTDLLGTIKPIKWTSAMNSDEGFETTFSARGGDYIFVLVPAPYFEKEEDTYIQQITKVITNGDAVPTDWDKPAGLKTEWVPLDRPYALYPGMTFRAVLLGDGKPVADAEVEIEYMNYTPDMKKNAFAKKGNIEAPSDHFITMVHKTDANGMLTFTPPFAGWWGICALGSGPDKKFQDKELSQDAVIWIQATNPKK; this is encoded by the coding sequence ATGAAGCGTTTGATCACCCTGTTGGCCGCCGCCTTTCTGTTGGCAACCACTGCCCCGGCCTTTGCCCATTTCCAGATGCTCTACACCCCGGAAATGAACAAGATGGGCAAGCTGGAATTCAAGCTCGTCTTTGCCCATCCGGCCGAGTCGGGACATGTGATGAAGATGGACAAGCCCCAGGAATTTTACGTCATCAACAAGGAGAAAAAAACAGACCTGCTGGGAACCATCAAGCCCATCAAATGGACCAGCGCCATGAATAGCGACGAAGGCTTCGAAACCACATTTTCCGCTCGTGGCGGCGACTATATCTTCGTGCTGGTTCCGGCCCCGTATTTCGAGAAGGAAGAGGACACGTACATTCAGCAGATCACCAAGGTCATCACCAACGGCGACGCCGTGCCTACCGATTGGGACAAACCTGCGGGGCTTAAGACCGAGTGGGTGCCCCTTGACCGTCCCTATGCCCTGTACCCGGGCATGACCTTCCGGGCCGTGCTTTTGGGCGACGGAAAGCCCGTGGCCGACGCCGAGGTGGAGATCGAATACATGAACTACACCCCGGACATGAAGAAAAACGCCTTCGCCAAAAAGGGCAACATCGAGGCCCCGTCCGACCATTTCATCACCATGGTCCACAAGACCGACGCCAACGGCATGCTGACATTCACGCCGCCGTTTGCCGGATGGTGGGGCATTTGCGCCCTTGGAAGCGGCCCGGACAAGAAGTTCCAGGACAAGGAGCTGTCCCAGGACGCCGTGATCTGGATCCAGGCCACCAACCCCAAGAAATAG
- a CDS encoding cereblon family protein, with protein MVRFDDAAPPRGKSRVVFSRASQQDRDANDPFILCAVCRRRITTRDMAVARSGAHRHVFCNPAGMVFRIGLYRHAPGCLTLEPPSAEFTWFPGHAWRVACCRGCGTHLGWHFAADSAEAFFGIILDRVIEEPDFGS; from the coding sequence GTGGTGCGTTTCGATGACGCCGCGCCGCCGCGCGGCAAGTCCCGCGTCGTGTTTTCGAGGGCCTCGCAGCAGGATAGAGACGCGAACGATCCTTTCATCCTGTGCGCCGTATGCCGACGGCGCATCACCACACGCGACATGGCCGTGGCCAGGAGCGGCGCACACCGCCATGTCTTTTGCAATCCCGCCGGAATGGTCTTTCGCATCGGTCTGTACCGGCATGCCCCCGGCTGCCTGACCCTTGAACCGCCAAGCGCGGAGTTCACCTGGTTTCCGGGCCATGCCTGGCGCGTGGCCTGCTGCCGTGGATGCGGGACACACCTGGGCTGGCATTTTGCCGCCGATTCCGCAGAGGCCTTTTTCGGCATCATCCTGGACAGGGTCATTGAGGAACCGGACTTCGGATCGTGA